A window of Deinococcus sp. HSC-46F16 contains these coding sequences:
- a CDS encoding DUF808 family protein — protein MSGGLVALLDDVAAIAKLAAASVDDIGAAAAKAGSKAVGVVVDDTAVTPRYVTGFTPDRELPIIWRIARGSLRNKVVFILPAALLLSQFLPAAITPILMLGGAYLCYEGAEKVYEALSGNKKGHHGEEPAAVTGQAREEQMVAGAIRTDFILSAEIMAISLAEVADQTFWLRAVTLLVVALLITALVYGVVGLIVKMDDFGLRLANRESGVSRSVGRGLVRGMPKILSALSVIGTAAMLWVGGHILLVGLEEFGLGAPLHAVHDLAVAAGHAVPFAEGAAEWLVETLGSGLLGLLVGGLIVGVMHLLPRRKVPAH, from the coding sequence GTGAGCGGCGGCCTCGTCGCGCTGCTCGACGACGTGGCAGCCATCGCCAAGCTCGCGGCGGCGTCGGTCGACGACATCGGCGCGGCGGCGGCCAAGGCCGGGTCCAAGGCCGTGGGGGTGGTCGTGGACGACACGGCGGTCACGCCCCGCTACGTGACGGGCTTTACCCCCGACCGCGAACTCCCCATCATCTGGCGCATCGCGCGGGGGTCGCTGCGCAACAAGGTCGTCTTTATCCTGCCCGCCGCGCTGCTGCTCAGCCAGTTTCTGCCCGCCGCCATCACCCCAATCCTGATGCTGGGCGGGGCCTACCTCTGCTACGAGGGAGCCGAAAAGGTCTACGAGGCCCTCAGCGGCAACAAGAAGGGTCACCACGGCGAGGAACCCGCCGCCGTGACTGGGCAGGCCCGCGAGGAACAGATGGTCGCGGGCGCGATCCGCACCGACTTCATTCTCTCGGCCGAGATCATGGCGATCTCGCTGGCGGAGGTGGCCGACCAGACCTTCTGGCTGCGGGCCGTCACGCTGCTGGTCGTGGCGCTGCTGATCACGGCGCTGGTGTACGGAGTCGTGGGCTTGATCGTGAAGATGGACGATTTCGGGCTGCGGCTGGCAAACCGCGAGTCGGGAGTCAGCCGCTCGGTCGGGCGGGGGCTGGTGCGGGGCATGCCGAAGATTCTGTCGGCCCTCTCGGTGATCGGCACCGCCGCCATGCTGTGGGTCGGCGGGCACATCCTCCTCGTCGGGCTGGAGGAGTTCGGCCTGGGTGCTCCCCTCCACGCCGTGCACGACCTCGCGGTGGCGGCCGGACACGCCGTTCCCTTTGCGGAAGGGGCCGCCGAATGGCTGGTCGAAACGCTGGGGTCGGGCCTGCTCGGGCTGCTCGTCGGGGGCCTGATCGTGGGCGTCATGCACCTGCTGCCGCGGCGGAAAGTCCCCGCACACTGA
- a CDS encoding tetratricopeptide repeat protein, which yields MSPADRRPPGSPVTVSPAEWDASVQALLAAGRAQDALQTLARAAEAATQPARFGELLELFLTLPPEARESREGVRLHLRLLGNVRPAGEVRQLTEWALGAGLEAPFVHAIHAWALAQEGEYAGALAAADRALAGETELAPHEAGAAWRVRGRSLAHLGREGWQAAFTRAATFAQGRALGILRMEEGALLGRSGDQTGALGAYAEALTLFGHDGHHRAWTLHNMGLACLVSGRFEEAEGYFARVAAIRRGAEGARARAWCGQAAARRALGEWARAAALYRQAAAEAERRGDPDDVRQALRGLGHTLRLSGQTFAALEPLTQATRAAPGDRASGTSWVYVDLAAAHAALGQAERAEAALALTGPLEGEDEGRARIVRAELARQRGDGEGAQTLLRTLDPGTLWAREEAHAFPELFALLSAAGLSTPAPLPRPARTVVRVRAMGTPRVEVGGRPVPLGGPGLAVLCALLDGGGEGLTDLLAEVVEDGTPRPPRLQRQRVSAAVRAVRDALGWPGSVGSVPGGYRLDPAAGWHYDVGEALRRGEAVETFLPGLALPWVLAREQELRQADANRLSTQVDRA from the coding sequence ATGTCGCCCGCCGACCGCCGCCCCCCCGGCTCTCCCGTCACCGTCAGTCCCGCCGAGTGGGACGCTTCCGTTCAGGCCCTGCTGGCGGCGGGGCGAGCGCAGGACGCCCTCCAGACCCTCGCGCGGGCGGCGGAGGCGGCCACGCAGCCTGCCCGCTTCGGGGAACTGCTGGAGCTGTTCCTGACGCTGCCCCCGGAGGCGCGGGAGAGCCGGGAGGGGGTGCGGCTGCACCTGCGGCTGCTGGGCAACGTGCGTCCGGCGGGCGAGGTGCGGCAGTTGACTGAGTGGGCGCTCGGGGCGGGGCTGGAGGCTCCCTTCGTGCACGCCATTCACGCCTGGGCGCTGGCCCAGGAGGGCGAGTATGCCGGGGCACTCGCGGCCGCCGACCGTGCCCTGGCCGGGGAGACGGAGCTGGCTCCCCACGAGGCGGGCGCAGCGTGGCGGGTGCGGGGCCGCTCGCTGGCGCACCTGGGGCGGGAGGGCTGGCAGGCGGCCTTTACGCGGGCGGCGACCTTTGCCCAGGGCCGGGCGCTGGGCATCCTGCGCATGGAGGAAGGGGCGCTGCTGGGCCGCTCCGGAGACCAGACGGGAGCGCTGGGGGCCTATGCCGAGGCGCTGACCCTCTTCGGGCACGACGGGCACCACCGCGCCTGGACGCTGCACAACATGGGGCTGGCCTGCCTGGTTTCGGGGCGCTTCGAGGAGGCCGAAGGCTATTTCGCGCGGGTGGCGGCGATCCGGCGCGGCGCCGAGGGTGCCCGCGCCCGCGCGTGGTGCGGGCAGGCGGCGGCGCGGCGGGCGCTGGGCGAGTGGGCACGGGCGGCGGCCCTCTACCGCCAGGCGGCGGCCGAGGCCGAGCGGCGGGGCGACCCCGACGACGTGCGGCAGGCCCTGCGCGGGCTGGGGCACACCCTGCGCCTCTCGGGGCAGACCTTCGCGGCGCTGGAACCGCTGACCCAGGCCACCCGCGCCGCACCGGGCGACCGCGCCTCGGGCACGTCCTGGGTTTACGTGGACCTCGCCGCCGCCCACGCCGCGCTGGGGCAAGCCGAGCGGGCCGAGGCCGCGCTCGCCCTCACCGGCCCGCTGGAGGGCGAGGACGAGGGCCGAGCCCGCATCGTGCGGGCCGAACTCGCCCGGCAGCGGGGGGACGGGGAGGGGGCGCAGACCCTGCTGCGGACCCTCGACCCCGGCACCCTCTGGGCGCGGGAGGAAGCGCACGCCTTTCCCGAGCTGTTCGCGCTGCTCTCGGCGGCGGGCCTGTCCACCCCGGCCCCCCTGCCCCGCCCCGCCCGCACGGTGGTCCGGGTGCGGGCGATGGGCACGCCGCGCGTGGAAGTCGGCGGGCGCCCGGTGCCCCTCGGCGGCCCCGGCCTCGCGGTGCTGTGTGCCCTGCTCGACGGCGGCGGCGAGGGTCTGACCGACCTGCTCGCGGAGGTCGTGGAAGACGGCACGCCCCGCCCGCCCCGGCTTCAGCGCCAGCGCGTCTCGGCGGCAGTGCGGGCGGTGCGGGACGCGCTGGGCTGGCCGGGGAGCGTGGGGAGCGTCCCCGGCGGCTACCGCCTCGACCCCGCCGCCGGGTGGCACTACGACGTGGGGGAGGCGCTGCGGCGGGGCGAAGCCGTGGAAACCTTCCTGCCCGGCCTCGCCCTTCCCTGGGTCCTGGCCCGCGAACAGGAGTTGAGGCAAGCGGACGCAAATCGGTTGAGCACACAGGTCGACCGGGCCTAG